TATAGGATTTCGGTCACCGGAGTACACAAAAAAACCAGGCCCGTTTCCGAATCACCGCACATGTCAGATCACAAACCAATATCACCGGAATCTGATGCCGTCGCCGTCGCTAACGCCGCTCGCGGTTGAAATCAGTTCACCAAAACCGGTGGTGGTCGGATTTTGATGCCTCCGTCGACGGGAAAATTCGGAGAGAGACCACTACATAAGTAGCTAACAGGGCTACAATTTCATACATGAAAGATCGACGagttttgtttttggtttttgaAGATTTCAACATACCAAATCAGATCAGGAGCCTTCTTCGTCCCCGGCCTTAGACATGATCGAGAGCCGGCTCGGCCTTGGTCGGAAGTCCGCGCGCCTCTTCTGGTGGTGCGACGAAGGACGAATCAAAGCCGCCAAAGCACGTTTCACCAGATCGCCCTCAACGCCACCAATCCTCACCAAGGAATTCGTCATGGCTGACCTGCGCGCGTTAAGCCGGTTCTGCGCGTACGGAGTCACCGAGTGATGCGACGTGTTGTTTCCGAATCCTCTGTGGAGACCGCACCTAAACGCGCCAGGGTGAGTGGAAGGAGAACACAGACACGTCCTCTTCTGGCCGGTTGGCCGCCTCACCACCTGATGGTTGTTGCTCATGCTGCTGCCACGCGGCGCCACGGCAATCGATCGGTTTGGGGAAATCGGACGGTCCAGAGCAAACCGTACGGAGGAAGCGGAAGAGGACGCGCCGACGAGGTTGACGCGCGTTGGGGATGCGGAACGGTGGAAGAAGGTGGAGGGCCGGGATGAGAAGCTGGAACTGGATGAAGCGAAAGCTGAGGAAGACGATGACGGAGACGAAGAAAAATGAGAGTTACAGAATCTTCCGGAGGGTGA
The Humulus lupulus chromosome 6, drHumLupu1.1, whole genome shotgun sequence DNA segment above includes these coding regions:
- the LOC133782842 gene encoding uncharacterized protein LOC133782842, whose translation is MAVSSRRSSGPVLRSLSPSGRFCNSHFSSSPSSSSSAFASSSSSFSSRPSTFFHRSASPTRVNLVGASSSASSVRFALDRPISPNRSIAVAPRGSSMSNNHQVVRRPTGQKRTCLCSPSTHPGAFRCGLHRGFGNNTSHHSVTPYAQNRLNARRSAMTNSLVRIGGVEGDLVKRALAALIRPSSHHQKRRADFRPRPSRLSIMSKAGDEEGS